Within the Alteromonas sp. M12 genome, the region AGCAGAGCCGCTGATTACATCTCTTTTGGCAAAATAGCTCACCACATCTTGGCTAAGAATAAACGTATCTTTACCCAAGGCGCGCAATGCGTAAGGTCCGGTATTGCCACCTAAACGTGCGCCATGTTTTTTCAGATATGCCCATAACCCAATAATATCGTGAGTGGGCCATTGGGCCACAAACTTGGCAAAGCTACCTTTGTCCTGTTTAACGGTTTGAATCATTAATGCGTTTTCACGAATGGTTTTTACTTTGTTGTAATTACGAATAATACTGGGATCTTGGGCTTTTTTTTCGAGCATCTCATCTGGCATTAAAATGACCTTTTCAATATCAAAATTGAAAAATGCTCGCTCGAAATTAGGCCACTTATCCCGCACTACTCTCCAAACAAAACCTGATTGGAAAACCTTTTTACTGAATTCTGCTAAAAAACGATCATCACCAATAGCTTCTATCTTCTTAGGTGTCAGTGGCTTCGACAACAATAAAGCTAATTTTTTAGGACCTCCTTTACGCTCACAGGCTCGTTGGTAAAGGTGTTCAAATGTTTCTAAAGTTGCCAAAAGCACACTATCCTTTTTTAATTTGATTAAGCGGCAATACCCGAATGGCGTAATAATGCATCAACGCTGGGCTCTCTTCCGCGGAATGCCACAAATAACGTCATCGGCTCTTTACTGCCGCCCATTTCCAGAACATTGTGTAAAAAGTCTGAACCCACTTGCGGATTGAAAATCCCTTCTTCTTCAAACCGACTAAAGGCGTCAGAACTTAATACTTCTGCCCATTTATAGCTGTAATAACCAGCCGCGTAACCGCCGGCGA harbors:
- a CDS encoding DNA-3-methyladenine glycosylase I produces the protein MATLETFEHLYQRACERKGGPKKLALLLSKPLTPKKIEAIGDDRFLAEFSKKVFQSGFVWRVVRDKWPNFERAFFNFDIEKVILMPDEMLEKKAQDPSIIRNYNKVKTIRENALMIQTVKQDKGSFAKFVAQWPTHDIIGLWAYLKKHGARLGGNTGPYALRALGKDTFILSQDVVSYFAKRDVISGSASSKRSLTAMQNAFNDFHQQSNLSLQEISQIISYSVGDNHVQVE